In Coregonus clupeaformis isolate EN_2021a unplaced genomic scaffold, ASM2061545v1 scaf0501, whole genome shotgun sequence, a single genomic region encodes these proteins:
- the LOC121543595 gene encoding protein SCO2 homolog, mitochondrial-like, translating into MLCLERRMLGLVAFIGGDLHATSGRLLRCTLKSSAVQQTSGSTHHLQMAWLSSQAPVCGHHTPKHRTGLYGPFTHPQQTLGSSRGPLSLFTQRAALSQGPNTSTANIRLQTRLVVTLLFGGGLLGTWWYVRNEKQQNHRMQRIEQLKKVTLGQGDFSLLDHRGHRRTKRDFLGSWVLLYFGFTHCPDICPDELDKISAVVSTLDKDPSLPPVQPLFVTVDPERDDVAALERYVKDFHPRLIGLTGTPEEVKVAGKDYRVYASAGPKDEDGDYIVDHTILIYLVNPDGLFLDYYNRMKDDVQIAESIRNHMKSYVKLPE; encoded by the coding sequence ATGCTGTGTCTGGAGAGAAGGATGCTGGGACTTGTAGCCTTCATAGGGGGTGACCTCCATGCTACGTCTGGGAGACTCCTGAGATGCACCTTGAAGTCTTCAGCAGTCCAACAGACTTCTGGCTCCACACACCACCTCCAGATGGCGTGGCTCTCCTCACAGGCACCTGTCTGTGGACACCATACCCCTAAACATAGGACAGGGCTGTATGGGCCTTTTACACACCCACAGCAGACACTGGGGAGTTCCCGtggccccctctccctctttaccCAGAGGGCCGCCCTCTCCCAGGGACCCAACACCTCCACAGCCAATATCAGGCTGCAAACACGGCTGGTGGTCACCCTGCTGTTCGGCGGGGGTCTGCTTGGCACCTGGTGGTACGTGCGTAACGAGAAGCAGCAAAATCACCGAATGCAGCGTATAGAGCAGTTGAAAAAGGTGACCCTGGGCCAGGGAGACTTCAGCCTCCTTGACCACAGGGGGCACCGCAGGACCAAGAGAGACTTCCTGGGTAGCTGGGTGCTCCTCTACTTTGGCTTCACCCACTGCCCTGACATTTGCCCCGATGAGCTGGATAAGATATCTGCTGTGGTCAGCACTCTGGACAAGGACCCGTCTCTCCCTCCGGTCCAACCGCTGTTTGTGACGGTCGACCCGGAACGAGACGACGTGGCGGCCCTAGAGAGGTACGTGAAGGACTTCCACCCCCGGCTGATCGGCCTGACGGGTACCCCAGAGGAGGTGAAGGTGGCGGGGAAGGACTACAGGGTGTACGCCAGCGCTGGACCTAAGGATGAGGACGGGGACTATATAGTGGACCACACCATCCTCATCTACCTGGTCAACCCAGATGGACTGTTCCTGGACTATTACAACAGGATGAAGGATGACGTGCAGATTGCTGAGAGCATCAGGAACCATATGAAGAGCTACGTCAAACTCCCTGAGTGA
- the LOC121543594 gene encoding condensin-2 complex subunit H2 isoform X2, which translates to MDTVETRFAHLLQPIRELTKNWDIDVASELADYLEELDEMCISFDGGKTTLNFAEAALLIQGSACIYSKKVEHLYNLVYQTLDYINDRNKKKDKRAVTSGEDDLDGASSNNANDDGGFDSLDQDTTDVSLKSEMKNETNMNVDVAPLPPESLIPPEAFEKQKLLLISLKGEVLGSCKDFRMNTFTPDALGIIRLFLASSQSHFLRDALSDAPLAPVTLFEHQGDAELAAGDAGAGVAGEDGGDAGAENFLPLEDNGMEMDQGPEEHIDRHRAPSEGRMLRERKGVQQLSEEEQDKQRMEEERAQTANIWRLHDLYDTVGEDKPLKTGKCYKVPPGLDDSGKRKRKGPSALQDFWTWYTGTYDPPEPRLKNGPTYTDLNYIYMSKMKDKLKTRKRILRKTGVFVSDEELRRTYLQLDEREEEEESEGLRHHDPLGLHDDLSDNEHDPLTDEAPADFIPDMDGLSYEDLVKKSVEQFLVNSQGYAQETALSKRVKEWEDKIRPELTYQEERPTFDIHDYGDRIVAALSSVGQRRTFASVVHGMDNFEACKYMLASLQLANDYTVEIDRSEGLEESIDTMGLTLLSKHRANQRFKNALASAATSDPI; encoded by the exons ATGGACACAGTGGAGACTCGATTCGCCCATTTGTTGCAGCCTATCCGGGAGCTCACGAAAAACTGGGACATTGATGTGGCCTCGGAGTTGGCAGATTATCTGGAGGAG TTGGATGAGATGTGCATCTCCTTCGATGGGGGCAAAACCACTCTGAACTTTGCAGAGGCAGCGCTGCTCATCCAAGGCTCAGCATGCATTTACAGCAAGAAG GTGGAGCATCTGTACAACCTGGTGTACCAAACTCTGGACTACATCAACGACAGAAACAAGAa GAAAGATAAACGAGCAGTGACATCTGGAGAGGATGACCTGGATGGGGCCTCATCCAACAATGCTAATGATGACGGCGGG TTTGACTCCTTAGACCAGGATACAACAGATGTCTCACTGAAGTCAGAGATGAAGAATGAGACCAACATG AATGTGGACGTGGCCCCTCTTCCCCCTGAGTCTCTGATTCCTCCTGAGGCGTTTGAGAAACAGAAGCTGCTTCTCATCAG TCTGAAGGGAGAGGTGCTGGGCAGCTGTAAGGACTTCAGGATGAACACGTTCACTCCGGACGCCCTCGGTATCATCCGCCTCTTCCTGGCCTCCTCTCAGTCCCACTTCCTCAGGGACGCCCTGTCTGACGCACCCCTGGCCCCAGTCACCCTGTTCGAGCACCAAG GTGATGCAGAGCTTGCAGCAGGGGATGCCGGGGCGGGCGTTGCTGGGGAGGATGGTGGTGATGCCGGTGCGGAGAACTTCCTGCCCCTGGAGGACAACGGGATGGAGATGGACCAGGGACCTGAGGAACATATTGACAGACACCGG GCCCCCAGTGAAGGGAggatgttgagggagaggaaaggagtcCAGCAGCTCTCTGAGGAGGAGCAGGACAAacagaggatggaggaggagagggctcAGACG GCAAACATATGGAGGTTACATGACCTTTATGATACAGTCGGAGAGGACAAGCCTCTGAAAACAG GAAAATGTTATAAGGTTCCTCCAGGTCTTGATGATTCTGGGAAGAGGAAAAGGAAAGGCCCCTCTGCGCTGCAGGACTTCTGGACCTGGTACACTGGCACCT ATGACCCCCCTGAACCAAGGCTAAAGAATGGACCCACGTATACAG ACTTGAACTACATCTATATGAGTAAAATGAAAGACAAGCTGAAGACCCGGAAAAGGATTCTTAGAAAAACG ggtgtgtttgtgtctgatGAGGAGCTGAGAAGGACGTACCTGCAACTGgacgagagagaagaggaggaggagtcagaGGGCCTCAGACACCACGACCCGCTAGGCCTGCACGATGACCTCTCTGACAACGAACATGACCCTTTGACTGATGAAGCCCCGGCTGACTTCATACCAG ACATGGACGGACTGAGTTACGAAGACCTGGTGAAGAAGAGTGTG GAGCAGTTCCTGGTGAATTCCCAGGGTTATGCCCAGGAGACAGCGCTGTCGAAAAGAGTGAAGGAATGGGAGGACAAAATACGACCGGAGCTCACCTATCAG GAGGAGCGTCCTACCTTTGACATCCATGACTATGGGGACAGGATCGTAGCAGCGTTGAGCAGTGTGGGCCAGAGGAGGACCTTCGCCTCTGTAGTCCATGGCATGGACAACTTCGAGGCCTGCAAGTACATGCTGGCTTCCCTTcagctg GCCAATGACTACACAGTGGAGATCGACAGGAGTGAGGGTCTCGAGGAAAGCATTGACACCATGGGACTCACTCTGCTCAGCAAACACAGGGCCAACCAACGATTCAAGAATGCCCTTGCATCAGCAGCAACCTCAGACCCTATATGA
- the LOC121543594 gene encoding condensin-2 complex subunit H2 isoform X1, producing the protein MDTVETRFAHLLQPIRELTKNWDIDVASELADYLEELDEMCISFDGGKTTLNFAEAALLIQGSACIYSKKVEHLYNLVYQTLDYINDRNKKKDKRAVTSGEDDLDGASSNNANDDGGFDSLDQDTTDVSLKSEMKNETNMNVDVAPLPPESLIPPEAFEKQKLLLISLKGEVLGSCKDFRMNTFTPDALGIIRLFLASSQSHFLRDALSDAPLAPVTLFEHQGDAELAAGDAGAGVAGEDGGDAGAENFLPLEDNGMEMDQGPEEHIDRHRAPSEGRMLRERKGVQQLSEEEQDKQRMEEERAQTANIWRLHDLYDTVGEDKPLKTGKCYKVPPGLDDSGKRKRKGPSALQDFWTWYTGTYDPPEPRLKNGPTYTDLNYIYMSKMKDKLKTRKRILRKTGVFVSDEELRRTYLQLDEREEEEESEGLRHHDPLGLHDDLSDNEHDPLTDEAPADFIPGADMDGLSYEDLVKKSVEQFLVNSQGYAQETALSKRVKEWEDKIRPELTYQEERPTFDIHDYGDRIVAALSSVGQRRTFASVVHGMDNFEACKYMLASLQLANDYTVEIDRSEGLEESIDTMGLTLLSKHRANQRFKNALASAATSDPI; encoded by the exons ATGGACACAGTGGAGACTCGATTCGCCCATTTGTTGCAGCCTATCCGGGAGCTCACGAAAAACTGGGACATTGATGTGGCCTCGGAGTTGGCAGATTATCTGGAGGAG TTGGATGAGATGTGCATCTCCTTCGATGGGGGCAAAACCACTCTGAACTTTGCAGAGGCAGCGCTGCTCATCCAAGGCTCAGCATGCATTTACAGCAAGAAG GTGGAGCATCTGTACAACCTGGTGTACCAAACTCTGGACTACATCAACGACAGAAACAAGAa GAAAGATAAACGAGCAGTGACATCTGGAGAGGATGACCTGGATGGGGCCTCATCCAACAATGCTAATGATGACGGCGGG TTTGACTCCTTAGACCAGGATACAACAGATGTCTCACTGAAGTCAGAGATGAAGAATGAGACCAACATG AATGTGGACGTGGCCCCTCTTCCCCCTGAGTCTCTGATTCCTCCTGAGGCGTTTGAGAAACAGAAGCTGCTTCTCATCAG TCTGAAGGGAGAGGTGCTGGGCAGCTGTAAGGACTTCAGGATGAACACGTTCACTCCGGACGCCCTCGGTATCATCCGCCTCTTCCTGGCCTCCTCTCAGTCCCACTTCCTCAGGGACGCCCTGTCTGACGCACCCCTGGCCCCAGTCACCCTGTTCGAGCACCAAG GTGATGCAGAGCTTGCAGCAGGGGATGCCGGGGCGGGCGTTGCTGGGGAGGATGGTGGTGATGCCGGTGCGGAGAACTTCCTGCCCCTGGAGGACAACGGGATGGAGATGGACCAGGGACCTGAGGAACATATTGACAGACACCGG GCCCCCAGTGAAGGGAggatgttgagggagaggaaaggagtcCAGCAGCTCTCTGAGGAGGAGCAGGACAAacagaggatggaggaggagagggctcAGACG GCAAACATATGGAGGTTACATGACCTTTATGATACAGTCGGAGAGGACAAGCCTCTGAAAACAG GAAAATGTTATAAGGTTCCTCCAGGTCTTGATGATTCTGGGAAGAGGAAAAGGAAAGGCCCCTCTGCGCTGCAGGACTTCTGGACCTGGTACACTGGCACCT ATGACCCCCCTGAACCAAGGCTAAAGAATGGACCCACGTATACAG ACTTGAACTACATCTATATGAGTAAAATGAAAGACAAGCTGAAGACCCGGAAAAGGATTCTTAGAAAAACG ggtgtgtttgtgtctgatGAGGAGCTGAGAAGGACGTACCTGCAACTGgacgagagagaagaggaggaggagtcagaGGGCCTCAGACACCACGACCCGCTAGGCCTGCACGATGACCTCTCTGACAACGAACATGACCCTTTGACTGATGAAGCCCCGGCTGACTTCATACCAG GGGCAGACATGGACGGACTGAGTTACGAAGACCTGGTGAAGAAGAGTGTG GAGCAGTTCCTGGTGAATTCCCAGGGTTATGCCCAGGAGACAGCGCTGTCGAAAAGAGTGAAGGAATGGGAGGACAAAATACGACCGGAGCTCACCTATCAG GAGGAGCGTCCTACCTTTGACATCCATGACTATGGGGACAGGATCGTAGCAGCGTTGAGCAGTGTGGGCCAGAGGAGGACCTTCGCCTCTGTAGTCCATGGCATGGACAACTTCGAGGCCTGCAAGTACATGCTGGCTTCCCTTcagctg GCCAATGACTACACAGTGGAGATCGACAGGAGTGAGGGTCTCGAGGAAAGCATTGACACCATGGGACTCACTCTGCTCAGCAAACACAGGGCCAACCAACGATTCAAGAATGCCCTTGCATCAGCAGCAACCTCAGACCCTATATGA